The genomic segment CACGTAGAAAAATGAGTATATAAATTGTATTCAATGAATTTAGTGATTTCGaatacaaaaatattaaaacaaaacaaatatGAGTTACTGTATGAAACCAAACTTCGAAaaattataatactaaaacccaaaacatACCAACTTACTTAATCTATAAACACCCGATCCATTAATACCAAGAGGAAGTCGTAATGTGTATAATTAATTAGCCTAGTctagatatttgaatattaacGTGTTTGCGATTCTTCTTtgttaattaaactagttggagtCAAATTAATTTGTAGCTTACTTAACATGAATTTACAAATATAAGAAGGTAACTTGCTTGCGAATTCTATTGACCTCATCAAAACTGAGGAAGCAGAGTAGACGAAATGATCTGCCCAACCATCGGGTATGTTATCCCAAAAGTAACCCATATGTCTCTTTCAAATTCAATAATTTTATTTGTACAACTAATTCAACCAAAAGGCCATGCAATATTAATGATACAAAGTCAGAGGAGAAAGTTTCCCGAGGATCAGTTTGAAGATATATTAGTAATTAATCCCTGAGTTTGAATAGTCCCAGTCTagctattaatattttttaaatctttttccGATCCTTGAGATGCTAACTATATATAGCCCCAACTCGATCAAATCAGCAACAACAAAGTTATTGCATAATCTTATACACGTATACATTTAACCGAAACAATGAAAATGGTTTCACGTAGCTGCTTGTATCTTGGAGGCATAATTATGTTTTCCTTTGTTGCCACTGCGATTTCAGGCCCCCTTGATCCGAATTTCTATGATAAAGTATGCCCACAAGCTCTGCCAGCCATCAAAACAGTTGTGTTGGAGGCTCTGCGCCAAGAAAGGCGCATGGGCGCATCGTTGTTGCGTCTGCATTTTCACGACTGTTTTGTCAATGTAAGtattgatataattcatatatatgCATGCAAGTAAGTAATTGATTTTGTTTGCTTGTTGATATATAAATTTTCATTGTATTCCAGGGTTGCGACGGTTCCATTCTTTTGGACTCGACATCAAGCTTTACAAGTGAAAAGTTTTCATTGGCTAACAACAACTCGGCTAGAGGGTTCGAAGTGGTCGATAGAATCAAGTGGGAGGTCGACCGAGTATGCGGACGTCCGGTGGTTTCCTGTGCTGATGTTTTGGCAGTTGCAGCTCGTGACTCAGTTTTTGCTGTAAGTATTATATGAATCAACGATTATCTTAGAGAATGATCAATTTATATTCAGATTCATCATGCATGGATGCATGCAGCTAGGAGGACCATACTGGAAGGTAGAACTTGGAAGAAGAGATTCAACCACTGCAAGCATTACTACAGCAGATGCAGATATCCCAGCACCATTCATGAATCTTCCCCAGTTGATCGACAATTTCAAGAAACAAGGCCTAGACGTGAAAGACCTAGTCGTGCTCTCCGGTGGCCACACGTTGGGATTCTCTCAGTGCCGCGCCTTCAGAACTCGCATTTACAACGACACAAATATTGATTCCACCTTCGCGAGACAGCTACAAGCCATTTGTCCTCGTGTTGGAGGCGATTCGAACCTCGCTCCTTTGGATCCCACGCCTGCCCATTTCGACACTAAATATTTTAGTGACTTGACGTTGAGGAAGGGGTTGTTGCCGTCGGATCAAGCATTGTTTAATGGAGGTGAAACCGATTCTCTTGTGAAGGAATACAGCTCGGACCTTGATGATTTTGGTGAGGACTTCACGAAATCAATGATCAAGATGGGTAATATCAAG from the Primulina eburnea isolate SZY01 chromosome 3, ASM2296580v1, whole genome shotgun sequence genome contains:
- the LOC140828216 gene encoding peroxidase RIP1-like is translated as MKMVSRSCLYLGGIIMFSFVATAISGPLDPNFYDKVCPQALPAIKTVVLEALRQERRMGASLLRLHFHDCFVNGCDGSILLDSTSSFTSEKFSLANNNSARGFEVVDRIKWEVDRVCGRPVVSCADVLAVAARDSVFALGGPYWKVELGRRDSTTASITTADADIPAPFMNLPQLIDNFKKQGLDVKDLVVLSGGHTLGFSQCRAFRTRIYNDTNIDSTFARQLQAICPRVGGDSNLAPLDPTPAHFDTKYFSDLTLRKGLLPSDQALFNGGETDSLVKEYSSDLDDFGEDFTKSMIKMGNIKPLTGNRGQIRSNCRRAN